One Fusobacterium ulcerans DNA segment encodes these proteins:
- a CDS encoding NAD(P)/FAD-dependent oxidoreductase encodes MKFVVIGASAAGISAAGELRRLDKDSDIILISRDEAVYSRCILHHYMEGIRDLKQLSFIEEDFMEKNNIEWKKGISAVGIDTKEKTVLLSTGEKVFFDKLLIATGSKTFFPPVSNIDAGNIFGLHNFDDCLKIMATVKKAENIAIMGGGLIGVDAVTGLLDTKKNLSIIETKSHMLPLQLDEISSKNYEEAFSKNGVNQYYNLGIKAININEDKNIKSIILSDGRELPCDMLIVTAGVRANVDFLKDSDLVLDKFGLVTDEYGRTNIDNIFGAGDVTGRNPIWPVAVKEGIIAANNMVGIKKKLTDFFASKSTMNFLGIPTMSLGINETDDESYQTEIEIDKKGNYKKIIHKDGKIYGAILQGDLSYAGILTQLIANRIDISKVKKPIFKIDYSDFFNVKDNFEFTY; translated from the coding sequence ATGAAATTTGTAGTCATTGGGGCATCAGCAGCAGGAATCAGTGCAGCAGGTGAATTAAGAAGATTAGATAAAGATTCAGATATTATACTTATTTCAAGGGATGAGGCTGTTTATTCAAGATGTATTCTTCATCACTATATGGAAGGGATAAGAGATTTAAAACAGCTTTCTTTTATTGAAGAAGATTTTATGGAAAAGAATAATATAGAATGGAAAAAAGGGATAAGTGCAGTTGGGATTGATACAAAGGAAAAAACAGTATTACTTTCTACAGGAGAAAAAGTTTTTTTTGATAAACTCCTCATAGCAACTGGATCAAAAACATTCTTTCCACCAGTTTCAAATATAGATGCTGGAAATATTTTTGGACTTCACAATTTTGATGATTGTCTAAAAATAATGGCAACTGTAAAAAAAGCTGAAAATATTGCAATAATGGGAGGAGGCCTTATTGGAGTTGATGCTGTTACAGGTTTACTGGATACCAAAAAAAATCTTTCCATTATAGAAACGAAATCACATATGCTTCCCCTTCAATTAGATGAGATATCTTCAAAAAATTATGAAGAAGCATTTTCTAAAAATGGAGTAAATCAATATTATAATTTAGGAATCAAAGCAATAAATATAAATGAAGATAAAAATATAAAATCTATTATATTATCTGATGGAAGAGAACTTCCATGTGATATGCTTATTGTTACAGCTGGGGTTCGTGCCAATGTAGATTTTTTAAAGGATAGTGATCTAGTATTGGATAAATTTGGGCTTGTTACAGATGAATATGGAAGAACAAATATAGATAATATTTTTGGAGCTGGAGATGTTACTGGAAGAAATCCTATCTGGCCTGTAGCTGTAAAAGAAGGAATAATTGCAGCGAATAACATGGTAGGAATAAAAAAGAAACTTACAGATTTTTTTGCCAGCAAATCAACAATGAATTTTTTAGGTATTCCAACTATGTCACTGGGAATCAATGAGACTGATGATGAAAGTTATCAAACAGAAATTGAAATAGACAAAAAAGGAAACTATAAAAAAATAATACATAAAGATGGAAAAATCTATGGAGCTATATTACAAGGAGACCTGTCATATGCTGGAATATTGACACAACTTATTGCGAACAGGATAGATATCTCAAAGGTTAAAAAACCTATATTTAAAATAGATTATTCAGACTTCTTTAACGTAAAAGATAATTTTGAATTTACATACTAA
- a CDS encoding TDT family transporter: MENKSLREKIQNIPVPLLPTMVGAATLSNVFTGMGYSLVRHVTMLSATIILFFYIIKITMYFDTCKKEYSNVIPASLYAGFPMIMMLLGSYYFDYNQLLGKGLWAAGLIIDAVHILIFTYRNVIKGVKLDTFVPSWFVTYNGILVSAVIGIPMKEPFICKIIAIYGIVVFAVIIPFMVWRLIKKSVDGPMLHTRAIVMAPSSLSLVSYLNFFEKPNTIVVYLLYIAVFLSLIFIIYNLPKFFSVPFTPAFAGLTFPMAIGVVASGKMSGYLLNNGMIEFGNFVKQVQGMQIYFTTAIIGMVLFNFFIMFKNSFKRI, encoded by the coding sequence ATGGAAAATAAATCATTGAGAGAAAAGATTCAAAATATACCTGTTCCCTTACTTCCAACAATGGTAGGAGCAGCAACTTTATCAAATGTTTTTACAGGGATGGGATATTCTCTCGTAAGACATGTAACAATGTTATCAGCAACAATCATCTTGTTTTTCTACATAATTAAAATAACAATGTACTTTGATACTTGTAAAAAAGAATACAGTAATGTTATACCTGCGAGTCTTTATGCAGGTTTTCCAATGATAATGATGCTGCTTGGAAGTTATTATTTTGACTATAATCAACTTTTGGGGAAAGGTTTATGGGCAGCAGGATTGATAATTGATGCAGTTCATATTTTGATATTTACATATAGAAATGTAATCAAAGGAGTAAAACTTGATACTTTTGTACCTAGTTGGTTTGTAACATATAATGGAATTTTAGTTTCAGCAGTTATTGGGATTCCTATGAAAGAACCTTTTATTTGTAAAATTATTGCAATATATGGAATAGTAGTTTTTGCTGTAATAATTCCTTTTATGGTATGGCGTCTTATAAAAAAATCAGTGGATGGACCAATGCTGCATACGAGAGCTATTGTAATGGCACCTTCAAGTCTTTCTCTTGTAAGCTATTTGAATTTTTTTGAAAAGCCGAATACAATTGTTGTATACTTGTTATATATAGCAGTTTTCTTATCATTAATATTTATAATTTACAATCTGCCTAAGTTTTTTTCAGTGCCTTTTACACCTGCTTTTGCAGGGCTCACATTCCCAATGGCTATCGGAGTGGTAGCTTCAGGAAAAATGAGTGGGTATTTATTAAATAATGGAATGATAGAATTTGGAAATTTTGTAAAGCAGGTACAAGGGATGCAGATTTATTTTACTACTGCAATTATAGGCATGGTATTATTTAATTTTTTTATCATGTTTAAAAATAGTTTTAAAAGAATATAA
- the glp gene encoding gephyrin-like molybdotransferase Glp: MIEYNEAIKVLEKNIEQQKKTEEIHILDSYGYIVAEDIYSSISVPSFPKSAMDGYAVCSEDIINAEKDIPVKLKVAGKIIAGDSHIIQGKKGQAVRIMTGGRIPDGFDCVVKQEDTDYGRDTVNIFTSLTPYSNYCKIGEDIQEGQLVVKKYTRIESSHIGVLASIGISHVKIIAPMKVSVLCTGSELINPGTKLGEAQIYNSCSYVIASKLKRAGIKIVNIENCDDDIESIKNKVKNFLEESDLIITTGGVSVGEKDLIPHVMEELGTIELFRKVNIKPGTPVTANRYRDKLILSFSGNPFAAIVNFELFFWYAAAKFMNNNYFKPQVFEVVLKNDILKKNNLKRFLRGFEENNRVLCNTNKQMSSVLNEMMSCNCLVEQPEGKELFSGEVVKCIKFRY, encoded by the coding sequence ATGATTGAGTATAATGAAGCTATAAAAGTATTAGAAAAAAATATAGAACAGCAGAAAAAAACTGAAGAAATACATATTTTAGATTCTTATGGTTATATTGTTGCTGAAGATATATATTCATCTATTTCTGTTCCCTCTTTTCCAAAGTCAGCTATGGATGGGTATGCTGTGTGTAGTGAAGATATTATCAATGCTGAAAAAGATATCCCAGTAAAATTAAAAGTTGCTGGTAAAATAATTGCTGGAGATTCTCATATTATTCAAGGGAAAAAAGGGCAAGCAGTGAGGATAATGACAGGGGGAAGAATTCCAGATGGTTTTGATTGTGTAGTAAAGCAGGAAGATACAGATTATGGGAGAGATACAGTTAATATATTTACTTCTCTCACTCCCTATTCTAATTATTGTAAAATAGGAGAAGATATTCAAGAAGGACAGCTGGTTGTAAAAAAATATACAAGAATAGAAAGCTCGCATATTGGAGTGTTAGCAAGTATAGGAATTTCTCATGTAAAAATAATTGCTCCTATGAAAGTTTCTGTATTATGTACTGGAAGTGAATTAATAAATCCTGGAACAAAATTAGGTGAAGCTCAGATATATAACAGCTGTTCTTATGTTATTGCATCTAAATTAAAAAGAGCTGGAATAAAAATAGTTAATATTGAAAACTGTGATGATGATATAGAAAGTATAAAAAATAAAGTAAAAAATTTTTTAGAAGAGAGTGATCTTATTATTACAACAGGAGGGGTATCTGTAGGAGAAAAAGATCTTATTCCTCATGTAATGGAAGAACTAGGAACAATTGAGTTGTTCAGAAAAGTAAATATAAAACCGGGAACACCAGTTACTGCCAATAGATATAGAGATAAACTCATATTAAGTTTTTCTGGAAATCCCTTTGCAGCAATAGTGAATTTTGAATTATTTTTTTGGTATGCAGCAGCTAAATTTATGAATAATAATTATTTTAAGCCTCAAGTATTTGAGGTTGTTTTAAAAAATGATATTTTAAAAAAGAATAACCTTAAAAGATTTTTAAGAGGTTTTGAAGAAAATAATAGAGTTTTATGTAATACTAATAAGCAGATGTCTTCTGTTTTAAATGAAATGATGAGCTGTAATTGTTTGGTGGAGCAGCCAGAAGGAAAGGAACTTTTTTCTGGAGAAGTAGTAAAGTGTATAAAATTTAGATATTAA
- the mobB gene encoding molybdopterin-guanine dinucleotide biosynthesis protein B — translation MKLSVGILAGGKSSRMGQDKVLLKLKQKSFLDILINEFSDFDELIISLDYLNRYKELSCKKVEDSIKDIGPIEGIRQILKESKNKYNFICAADMPFLKKDIVEYISTFISSDFDCYIICDRERKHPLCAVYSKDILPIIDEMIEDKNYKLLQLVSRVRTKYINLKYTNFDKKVIQNINTYSEYKNAVKPLIFCISGIKNSGKTTLITKLINEFQNDFPKIAVIKHDGHDFIIDHEGTDTDKITKAGAMKTVIFSNKKYASICKGSFNMEEELNNMKDMDMIIVEGMKNSYYPKIEILREGISDKPICDHKTLIAVATDGKEIKNIEKGIPSVELNNIKAISQIILNYFFEGYSQNFD, via the coding sequence ATGAAATTATCAGTGGGTATTTTGGCTGGAGGTAAAAGCAGCCGTATGGGGCAGGATAAAGTTTTATTAAAATTGAAGCAGAAAAGTTTTTTAGATATCCTCATAAACGAATTTTCTGATTTTGATGAATTGATAATTTCATTAGACTATTTAAATAGATATAAAGAATTAAGTTGTAAAAAAGTAGAAGATAGTATAAAAGATATAGGTCCTATTGAAGGAATAAGACAAATACTGAAAGAATCTAAAAATAAATATAATTTTATATGTGCAGCAGATATGCCTTTTTTAAAAAAAGATATAGTTGAATATATAAGTACTTTTATCAGTTCTGATTTTGATTGCTATATAATTTGCGATAGAGAAAGAAAGCATCCTTTATGTGCTGTTTACTCAAAAGATATACTCCCTATAATAGATGAAATGATAGAAGATAAAAATTATAAATTACTTCAGTTGGTTTCAAGAGTAAGAACAAAATATATAAATTTAAAATATACTAACTTTGATAAAAAAGTGATTCAGAATATTAATACATATTCAGAGTATAAGAATGCAGTAAAGCCACTTATATTTTGTATAAGCGGGATAAAAAATAGCGGGAAAACAACTTTGATTACAAAACTTATAAATGAATTCCAAAATGATTTTCCTAAAATAGCAGTAATAAAACATGATGGACATGACTTTATAATAGATCATGAAGGAACAGATACAGATAAAATAACTAAGGCAGGAGCAATGAAAACAGTTATTTTTTCAAATAAAAAATATGCTTCTATTTGTAAGGGCAGTTTTAATATGGAAGAAGAATTAAATAATATGAAAGATATGGACATGATAATAGTAGAAGGAATGAAAAATTCATATTATCCTAAAATTGAAATATTGAGAGAAGGAATCTCAGATAAGCCTATATGTGATCATAAGACTTTGATAGCAGTAGCTACAGATGGAAAAGAAATAAAAAATATAGAAAAAGGAATTCCGAGTGTTGAATTAAATAATATTAAAGCTATATCACAGATTATTTTAAATTATTTTTTTGAAGGATATAGTCAAAATTTTGATTAA
- the moaA gene encoding GTP 3',8-cyclase MoaA — protein MINLLDKYRRKIDYLRISIIDKCNLKCIYCMPEESVESIEKDELLTFEEIERICIAAAEIGIKKIKITGGEPLIRKEVAGLVKKIKLIKGIENVTLTTNGILLEKNIEELAQAGIDGINISLDSLKEKKYHEITRCGYLKDVLSGIESVVNKKIKLKLNCVIIKNINEDEIIEIAGLAQKYPIDVRFIELMPIGYGKEFSSVSNEVIKGKLETYFGKLILSETTHGNGPAEYFDINGFKGSVGFISALSHIFCDSCNRIRITCDGSIKLCLNYDNGLNVKEKIRSGISNDELKDYLYHCIIEKPLYHGFNESKKDSTEHRKMIQIGG, from the coding sequence GTGATAAATTTGCTTGATAAATATAGGAGAAAAATAGATTATCTAAGAATTTCTATTATTGATAAATGTAATCTGAAATGTATTTACTGTATGCCTGAAGAAAGCGTGGAAAGTATAGAAAAAGATGAGCTTTTAACTTTTGAAGAGATAGAAAGAATATGTATTGCAGCAGCTGAAATAGGAATCAAAAAAATAAAAATTACAGGGGGAGAACCTCTTATAAGAAAAGAAGTTGCAGGACTGGTAAAAAAAATAAAATTAATTAAAGGAATAGAAAATGTTACCTTGACAACAAATGGCATCCTATTGGAAAAAAATATTGAGGAGCTGGCTCAGGCAGGAATTGATGGAATAAATATTAGTTTAGATAGTTTGAAAGAGAAAAAATATCATGAAATAACAAGATGTGGGTATTTAAAAGATGTACTTTCAGGAATAGAGTCTGTTGTAAATAAAAAGATAAAATTAAAATTAAATTGTGTTATTATTAAAAATATAAATGAGGATGAAATAATTGAGATAGCAGGATTAGCCCAGAAATATCCAATAGATGTGAGATTTATTGAACTTATGCCAATTGGGTATGGGAAAGAGTTTTCTTCTGTATCTAATGAAGTGATAAAAGGTAAACTAGAAACTTATTTTGGAAAGTTAATATTATCTGAAACTACTCATGGAAATGGACCAGCAGAATATTTTGATATAAATGGTTTTAAAGGAAGTGTTGGATTTATAAGTGCTTTGTCACATATTTTTTGTGACAGCTGTAATCGTATCAGAATAACTTGTGATGGAAGTATTAAGCTGTGCTTGAATTATGATAATGGATTAAATGTAAAAGAAAAAATAAGAAGTGGAATATCTAATGATGAATTAAAAGATTATTTGTATCATTGTATAATAGAAAAACCTTTATATCATGGTTTTAATGAAAGTAAAAAAGATAGTACTGAGCATAGAAAAATGATACAGATAGGGGGATGA
- a CDS encoding Crp/Fnr family transcriptional regulator translates to MPEILYKLKDMDIFKNASNSTLSKLINAGKIKKYKKNDIIYSDKKIVDYIFFILEGKAIIYNMTHNGNRKIIFILGSGKLLSFNVINDRLTSVFSEAIEKTQILSIERREFLKIIKHDFEFLKSIMSEYEKYIWRMGHQLKNTIGNIYIERRVAAKLWKLGRDFGIKTDEGILIDIEMTITFMADFIGAPRESTSRACKKLINEKLIKFENKKFIILNADKLAEYYKR, encoded by the coding sequence ATGCCTGAAATCCTATATAAATTAAAAGACATGGATATTTTTAAAAATGCCAGCAACTCTACTTTAAGCAAACTGATTAATGCTGGTAAAATAAAGAAATATAAAAAAAATGATATAATTTACTCTGATAAAAAAATAGTAGATTATATTTTTTTTATACTAGAAGGAAAAGCAATTATTTATAATATGACACATAATGGAAATAGAAAAATAATATTTATACTGGGATCAGGAAAATTACTTAGTTTTAATGTTATAAATGATAGACTTACATCAGTATTTTCTGAAGCTATTGAAAAAACTCAAATTTTATCAATAGAAAGAAGAGAGTTTTTAAAAATAATAAAACATGATTTTGAGTTTTTAAAGTCTATAATGAGTGAATATGAAAAATATATATGGCGTATGGGGCATCAGCTTAAAAATACAATAGGAAATATTTATATAGAAAGAAGAGTTGCTGCAAAATTATGGAAGTTAGGCAGAGATTTTGGTATAAAAACAGATGAAGGTATATTGATAGATATAGAAATGACAATAACCTTTATGGCAGATTTTATAGGAGCTCCCAGAGAATCGACTTCTCGTGCATGTAAGAAACTAATTAATGAGAAGCTTATTAAATTTGAAAATAAAAAATTTATTATATTAAATGCTGATAAATTAGCAGAATATTATAAAAGATAA
- a CDS encoding peptide ABC transporter substrate-binding protein, protein MRKFKMVLSTLFVLGLLSGCGGSKEAAPTEAKKEAVKSNIVTIANDVELSSMDTGLATDGTSFEAIASVLEGLYQLDGAGNTIPGMAVKEEISEDGKVHTFTLRDAKWSDGQPVTANDFVFAWRRLANPKTASEYAYMIGVAGIKNAEGVMSGEKPITALGVTAVDDKTLKVELDYPVPFFDQLAAFPPFYPIREDFYDKYKEQYALTPEAILSNGAFKMTEWNQGANYTMVKNDQYYDADKVKIDGLNFQVVKDAQSAMVAFDQGNVDYVKLTGEMVDQYKESPELINTLGGYLWYISPNQKVPGLENANLRRALALSFDKEQIAEHLLKDGSIAANFAVPVKLAVGPDGKDFRETTPSYLNVDKAKAKEYYEKAKQELGKDKFAYELVFEDTEASKKVAEYLKSEIETNLPGMTINLKQQPKKARLQLMQNGVYELGLTRWGPDYADPMTYLDMWITGASYNYGSWSSKEYDKLIFDTSKGDLTGKPAERWEALKQAEKVCMDAAAILPVYQTGSAVMIKKDLTGFEFHSVGVPTIYKNIVRK, encoded by the coding sequence ATGAGAAAGTTTAAAATGGTTCTTTCAACGTTGTTTGTACTAGGTTTGCTTTCTGGTTGTGGTGGAAGTAAAGAAGCTGCTCCAACAGAAGCTAAGAAAGAAGCAGTAAAAAGTAATATTGTAACAATAGCAAATGATGTAGAACTTTCTTCAATGGATACAGGATTAGCAACTGATGGTACTTCATTTGAAGCAATCGCATCAGTACTTGAAGGACTTTATCAGCTTGATGGTGCAGGAAATACTATTCCAGGTATGGCAGTGAAGGAAGAAATAAGTGAAGATGGAAAAGTACATACTTTTACACTTCGTGATGCAAAATGGAGTGATGGTCAGCCAGTAACAGCAAATGATTTTGTATTTGCATGGAGACGTCTTGCTAATCCAAAAACAGCATCTGAATATGCATATATGATTGGAGTAGCAGGTATAAAGAATGCTGAGGGAGTAATGTCTGGTGAAAAACCAATTACTGCACTTGGAGTAACAGCAGTGGATGATAAAACTTTAAAGGTAGAATTGGATTATCCAGTTCCATTCTTTGATCAGTTAGCAGCATTTCCACCATTTTATCCAATCCGTGAAGATTTTTATGATAAATATAAAGAGCAGTATGCACTTACTCCAGAGGCAATATTATCAAATGGAGCTTTCAAAATGACAGAATGGAACCAAGGTGCTAACTACACAATGGTAAAAAATGATCAATATTATGATGCAGATAAAGTAAAAATAGATGGATTGAATTTCCAAGTAGTAAAAGATGCTCAATCAGCAATGGTTGCTTTTGATCAGGGAAATGTAGATTATGTAAAATTAACTGGTGAAATGGTAGATCAATACAAAGAGTCACCTGAGCTTATAAATACTTTAGGAGGATATTTATGGTATATCTCTCCTAATCAAAAAGTGCCTGGACTTGAAAATGCTAATCTTCGTAGAGCATTGGCACTTTCATTTGATAAAGAGCAAATCGCTGAACATCTTTTAAAAGATGGTTCAATAGCTGCAAACTTTGCTGTTCCAGTAAAATTAGCAGTAGGACCTGATGGAAAAGATTTCCGTGAAACTACTCCTAGTTATTTGAATGTAGATAAAGCAAAAGCTAAAGAATATTATGAAAAAGCTAAGCAAGAACTTGGAAAAGATAAGTTTGCATATGAATTAGTATTTGAAGATACTGAAGCAAGTAAAAAAGTTGCTGAGTATTTAAAATCAGAAATAGAAACTAATCTTCCAGGAATGACTATTAATTTAAAACAACAGCCTAAAAAAGCTCGTTTACAATTAATGCAGAATGGTGTATATGAATTAGGGCTTACTCGTTGGGGACCAGACTATGCCGATCCTATGACTTATCTTGATATGTGGATTACAGGAGCATCATATAACTATGGTAGCTGGTCAAGTAAAGAGTATGATAAACTTATTTTTGACACTAGTAAAGGTGATCTAACTGGTAAACCAGCAGAAAGATGGGAAGCTCTGAAACAGGCTGAAAAAGTTTGTATGGATGCTGCTGCTATCTTACCTGTATACCAAACAGGTTCAGCAGTAATGATAAAGAAAGATTTAACAGGATTTGAATTCCACTCAGTGGGTGTACCTACAATATACAAGAATATTGTAAGAAAATAA
- a CDS encoding ABC transporter permease, producing MIKYIMKRLAIAVITLIVIVFILYLMLQLMPGTPFNDEKLTEAQMAIVKAKYGLDKPFLVQFFNYLKLMLQGDFGVSYSIQKNMPVSQMLDARLWISIRIGLQAVVVGVVLGLILGITAALKKNTWIDTFSSLLAVIGVSIPSFVFALFFILLFAKKLNILPVLYNVHQPFISSIMPTIALSVFTIANIARFTRSEMSEVLGSEYMQLAQSKGLSREILIFRHALRNTLIQVVTVLAPLVVGLMTGSLVIEKMFSIPGIGQLLTMGIQVNDYNVIMACAFVYSLMYIVVMLVVDLLYGVIDPRIRLVKGGTNE from the coding sequence ATGATCAAATATATAATGAAACGTTTGGCTATTGCTGTAATAACCCTTATTGTTATAGTTTTCATACTGTATCTGATGCTTCAGTTGATGCCAGGGACACCGTTTAATGATGAAAAATTGACAGAGGCTCAAATGGCAATAGTAAAAGCTAAATATGGATTGGATAAACCATTTCTTGTTCAATTCTTTAATTACTTAAAACTTATGTTGCAGGGAGATTTTGGAGTAAGCTACAGTATTCAAAAGAATATGCCTGTGTCACAAATGCTTGATGCTCGTTTATGGATATCAATTCGTATAGGGCTGCAAGCAGTAGTAGTAGGAGTAGTTTTAGGATTAATATTAGGAATAACAGCAGCGTTGAAAAAAAACACATGGATAGATACATTCTCTTCATTATTGGCAGTTATAGGAGTATCTATTCCTTCATTTGTTTTCGCACTATTTTTCATTTTGCTGTTTGCAAAAAAATTAAATATACTTCCAGTATTGTATAATGTTCATCAACCATTTATTTCAAGTATAATGCCAACCATAGCACTTTCGGTTTTCACTATAGCGAATATAGCTCGTTTTACTCGGAGTGAAATGTCAGAAGTGCTGGGGAGTGAATATATGCAGCTGGCACAATCTAAAGGATTGAGCAGAGAGATATTAATATTTCGTCATGCATTGAGAAATACTTTGATACAGGTAGTAACAGTTTTAGCACCATTGGTAGTAGGACTAATGACAGGATCATTGGTAATAGAAAAAATGTTCTCAATACCAGGAATCGGACAGTTATTGACAATGGGAATACAAGTAAATGACTACAATGTAATTATGGCATGTGCATTTGTCTACAGTTTGATGTACATTGTTGTAATGCTGGTAGTAGACCTGTTGTATGGAGTAATAGATCCACGTATCAGACTGGTAAAAGGAGGAACAAATGAGTGA
- a CDS encoding ABC transporter permease, with protein sequence MSDQRIVFQEDDFKLAHRKDLYIDKVYENHSFWRDFFIRLKANRGAVVGLICICIIILLSIIAPMISHFQINGNNLAHQSLPPKVPFLQNLGIANGYMRGKDMYALKKVKDVFYLFGTDTMGRDIWLRTWSGTRISLLVAGAAIIIDMAVGMTYGLISGYFGGKVDMVMQRIIEIINSIPTLVIATLMLVILKPGIVPILFVLVLTGWIGMSRIARAQMLKLKEQEFVLASKTLGASDMHIIFKDILPNIFGQLIIMSMFSIPNAIFMETTLSFVGLGIPAPNVSLGVMISEGFKSFMISPYMTIIPAVILAILMLSFNLLADGLKDAFDPKMKEM encoded by the coding sequence ATGAGTGATCAAAGAATAGTTTTTCAGGAGGATGATTTTAAACTTGCTCATCGTAAGGACCTGTACATAGATAAGGTCTATGAGAACCATTCTTTCTGGAGAGATTTTTTTATACGTTTAAAAGCTAATAGAGGAGCAGTGGTTGGGCTTATCTGTATATGTATAATAATTTTATTGTCAATAATAGCTCCAATGATATCTCATTTTCAAATAAATGGAAATAATCTTGCTCATCAGAGTCTGCCTCCAAAGGTTCCTTTTCTCCAAAATTTAGGGATAGCTAATGGATACATGAGAGGGAAGGATATGTATGCACTGAAAAAAGTAAAAGATGTATTCTATCTTTTTGGAACTGATACAATGGGAAGAGATATCTGGTTGAGAACATGGAGCGGAACTCGTATTTCATTGCTGGTAGCAGGAGCAGCTATAATTATAGACATGGCAGTTGGTATGACATATGGACTTATCTCTGGATATTTCGGGGGAAAAGTAGATATGGTTATGCAGCGTATTATAGAGATAATCAACTCTATTCCTACTTTGGTAATTGCTACACTTATGCTGGTAATTTTAAAACCTGGAATTGTTCCTATTTTATTTGTTCTTGTATTGACAGGTTGGATAGGAATGAGCCGTATTGCCCGTGCTCAGATGCTTAAATTAAAAGAGCAGGAATTTGTTCTGGCTTCAAAAACATTAGGTGCTTCAGATATGCATATAATATTTAAAGATATTCTGCCAAATATATTTGGGCAGCTTATTATAATGTCTATGTTTTCAATACCTAATGCAATATTTATGGAAACAACACTTTCTTTCGTAGGTCTGGGAATTCCAGCTCCAAATGTATCATTGGGAGTAATGATATCAGAAGGATTCAAGTCATTTATGATTTCACCATATATGACTATTATTCCAGCTGTGATATTAGCTATTCTTATGCTGAGTTTTAACTTACTTGCTGATGGATTAAAGGATGCCTTTGATCCTAAAATGAAAGAGATGTAG